In one Spirosoma rigui genomic region, the following are encoded:
- the malQ gene encoding 4-alpha-glucanotransferase gives MLPQRSSGLLLHITSLPSAHGVGDMGPEAYRFADFLALAGQTYWQILPLTPVDPGSGFSPYSSPSAFAGNTLMISLEKLADDKWLTADNLAVFNEQPIQDVTITAAPAVSGDAATTVADGPLTLAPSRLHAAWIKKRPLLQLAAETFLRDATPAQRSDYDRFCSLQAGWLTDYALFCALQEETGEPFWLRWPDELVRRDPDALARQTEQLHDRIEIVKVLQYFFLKQWSELIAYCYARKIHLIGDIPIYVQLNSADVWANPTLFKLDENFQPLFVAGAPPDYFSEYGQRWGNPIYDWAEHERTGFDWWMHRMRHQMSLYSLTRLDHFLGFAEYWEIPASEPTAKVGEWVKAPIESFMQAMYRQFVQLPIIAEDLGAKAANIQPYLRHYAIPGMRVVQFGFGEDMPTSTYAVHNHAENFVVYSGTHDNNTTLGWFRESDDVHRERLSDYLGFPVTEANVVDQICRLTMQSVARLAIMPIQDVLNLDESHRMNTPGLGGRSWQWRLEPGQLTEAVAERLLKLAKMTGRA, from the coding sequence ATGCTCCCACAACGCTCGAGCGGCCTGCTGCTCCATATTACATCCCTGCCTTCGGCCCATGGCGTTGGCGACATGGGTCCCGAAGCTTACCGGTTTGCCGATTTTCTGGCCCTGGCCGGACAAACCTACTGGCAAATACTGCCGCTTACCCCCGTCGATCCCGGCTCCGGATTTTCGCCCTACAGTAGCCCGTCGGCCTTTGCCGGCAATACCCTGATGATCAGTCTGGAGAAGCTGGCCGATGATAAGTGGCTGACTGCGGATAATTTGGCTGTCTTTAATGAACAGCCAATTCAGGACGTGACGATAACGGCGGCCCCCGCTGTATCTGGTGATGCTGCTACTACGGTAGCGGATGGTCCCCTGACACTGGCTCCATCGAGACTCCACGCGGCCTGGATTAAGAAACGGCCGCTCCTGCAGCTGGCGGCCGAAACATTTCTGCGCGATGCTACGCCAGCCCAACGCAGCGACTACGACCGTTTCTGTAGTCTGCAGGCGGGCTGGCTTACCGACTATGCGTTGTTTTGTGCCCTTCAGGAAGAAACCGGTGAACCATTCTGGCTACGCTGGCCCGACGAACTTGTCCGGCGTGACCCGGACGCGCTGGCTCGCCAGACCGAACAGTTGCACGACCGGATCGAAATTGTTAAAGTATTGCAGTACTTTTTTCTGAAACAATGGAGTGAACTGATTGCTTACTGCTACGCCCGGAAAATTCATCTTATCGGTGATATTCCCATTTACGTTCAGCTCAACAGTGCCGATGTCTGGGCGAATCCTACCCTGTTCAAACTCGACGAAAATTTCCAGCCGCTGTTCGTTGCCGGCGCTCCACCCGATTACTTTAGCGAGTATGGTCAGCGTTGGGGCAATCCAATCTACGACTGGGCCGAACACGAACGAACCGGTTTCGACTGGTGGATGCACCGGATGCGGCACCAGATGTCGCTCTATAGCCTGACCCGACTGGACCATTTTCTGGGCTTTGCTGAATACTGGGAAATTCCGGCCAGTGAACCAACGGCCAAAGTAGGGGAGTGGGTAAAGGCCCCGATTGAATCGTTCATGCAGGCTATGTACCGTCAGTTTGTGCAGTTGCCTATCATTGCTGAAGATCTGGGTGCCAAGGCCGCCAACATTCAGCCATATCTGCGGCACTACGCCATTCCCGGAATGCGCGTTGTGCAGTTTGGTTTCGGTGAAGACATGCCAACTTCGACCTACGCTGTCCACAACCATGCCGAGAACTTTGTGGTCTATTCGGGTACCCATGATAATAACACAACGCTTGGCTGGTTCCGCGAGTCTGACGACGTGCATCGTGAGCGTTTGAGCGATTACCTAGGGTTCCCCGTTACGGAAGCCAACGTAGTCGATCAGATCTGCCGATTAACCATGCAGTCGGTTGCTCGGCTGGCTATTATGCCTATTCAGGATGTGCTGAACCTCGACGAGAGCCACCGGATGAACACACCCGGACTGGGTGGCCGCAGCTGGCAGTGGCGACTGGAGCCGGGGCAACTCACTGAAGCCGTAGCCGAACGGTTGTTAAAATTGGCGAAAATGACAGGCCGGGCGTAA